A region of Streptomyces sp. WMMC500 DNA encodes the following proteins:
- a CDS encoding methyltransferase, with protein MALFEHPFVAAGSDRSPAGDTGRLIQMITGYMLTQVVRTAAELRIADHLHPHGATAAQVAEAGSLHPDATFRFLRTCASLGLATSHGNTFTSTPLLATLRTDTPNSLRDLALWGGTESHWLPWGRLTDAIRTGTNQTHATLGAPISDWLQSRPKDAEVLTNAVRAITRNLAQELADVISLRGVGVAVDVGGASGDFIQTLMRRHRGLTGIVLDLPRGAAEAQASAVRLGVADRFSFVCGDFFEGVPPGDVHLLKFILRNWDDDACVRILRNCRKALRPGGRVLVMELIVDDVAAPGLTSLMDLNVLTLTTGRERSTEEFASIFQRAGLELVDVMPSASLVTVLEAVPG; from the coding sequence ATGGCATTATTCGAGCACCCATTTGTCGCGGCCGGCTCCGACCGGTCTCCAGCGGGCGACACCGGGCGGCTGATCCAGATGATCACGGGCTACATGCTCACCCAGGTGGTACGAACGGCCGCCGAACTGCGCATCGCCGACCACCTCCACCCCCACGGAGCCACCGCCGCCCAAGTCGCAGAAGCAGGATCCCTCCACCCCGACGCCACCTTCCGGTTCCTACGAACCTGCGCCTCACTCGGCCTCGCCACCTCCCACGGCAACACCTTCACCAGCACACCGCTCCTCGCCACCCTGCGCACCGACACCCCCAACTCCCTGCGCGACCTCGCACTCTGGGGCGGCACCGAATCACACTGGCTCCCCTGGGGCAGACTCACCGACGCCATCCGCACCGGCACCAACCAAACACACGCCACCCTCGGCGCACCCATCTCCGACTGGCTCCAAAGCAGACCGAAAGACGCCGAAGTCCTTACCAACGCCGTGCGGGCCATCACCCGCAACTTGGCCCAGGAACTCGCCGATGTGATCAGTCTCAGGGGCGTCGGTGTCGCCGTGGACGTCGGCGGCGCCAGCGGAGACTTCATCCAGACGCTCATGCGGCGGCATCGCGGTCTGACCGGCATTGTGCTCGACCTCCCGCGCGGGGCCGCCGAGGCGCAGGCGTCCGCGGTGCGCCTCGGCGTCGCCGACCGGTTCAGCTTCGTTTGCGGCGACTTCTTCGAAGGTGTACCCCCGGGCGACGTACACCTGCTGAAGTTCATCCTGCGCAACTGGGACGACGACGCCTGCGTACGCATCCTGCGCAACTGCCGCAAAGCCCTCAGGCCAGGCGGGCGCGTACTGGTGATGGAGCTCATCGTGGATGATGTGGCAGCGCCCGGCCTGACATCGCTGATGGACCTGAACGTCTTGACCCTGACGACCGGACGGGAGCGCAGCACCGAGGAGTTCGCAAGCATCTTCCAGCGAGCCGGCCTGGAACTCGTGGATGTGATGCCGTCTGCGTCGCTGGTCACCGTGCTGGAGGCGGTGCCCGGTTGA
- a CDS encoding ATP/GTP-binding protein → MATTSSGRRPRRPGPRGWPGRGGGAWHYLDAPPEWRGTTVQVCGLWPYGAGSGTPMIGVPLGRDLHSGATVCCDPISWFQRAHLISNPSLFVLGQPGLGKSTVVRRMALGLAGYGVHPMVFGDLKPDYVELIRAVDGQVITLGRGRGYLNVLDPGESRTAAERLTGEARRALLADAHGRRLHMVSALITILRREPPSDREETILNAALKILDERHAGIPVLGDLVQIIKDAPEGVRAVALDRGDLDRYRDITEALESSLTALLGEGRLGETFAHPTSEPMQRDRPVCFDVSSIDDSEMLLQAAALLSCWSYGFGAVAAAQALADAGLEPQRHYFLVLDELWRVLRAGTGLVDRVDALTRLNRQRGVGMAMITHTMKDLLSLPGEEDRMKALGYVERAGMVICGGLPKEEMPRLTQIVDLSGTERGMLTAWSTPPGWDTAASAETEPPGRGNFLVKVGGRPGIALHVDLTTAEADVNDTNRKWQN, encoded by the coding sequence ATGGCGACGACCTCCAGCGGCCGACGGCCGCGACGCCCGGGCCCGCGCGGCTGGCCGGGCCGCGGCGGCGGCGCATGGCACTACCTGGACGCCCCGCCGGAGTGGCGCGGCACCACGGTCCAGGTGTGCGGCCTGTGGCCGTACGGAGCTGGCTCCGGCACCCCGATGATCGGAGTTCCGCTGGGCAGGGATCTCCACTCCGGTGCGACTGTCTGCTGCGATCCGATCAGTTGGTTCCAGCGCGCTCATCTGATCAGCAACCCGAGCCTGTTCGTCCTGGGGCAGCCCGGACTCGGGAAGTCCACGGTGGTACGCCGCATGGCGCTCGGCCTCGCCGGCTATGGCGTACATCCGATGGTCTTCGGGGACCTCAAGCCCGACTACGTCGAGCTGATCCGCGCCGTGGACGGTCAGGTCATCACCCTCGGCCGTGGCCGCGGCTACCTCAACGTGCTGGACCCCGGCGAGAGCAGGACCGCCGCCGAGCGGCTGACCGGCGAAGCCCGCCGCGCACTCCTGGCCGACGCACACGGCCGGCGACTGCACATGGTCTCAGCCCTCATCACCATCCTGCGCCGGGAGCCTCCCAGTGATCGGGAGGAGACCATCCTCAACGCGGCGCTGAAGATCCTCGATGAGCGGCACGCCGGCATCCCCGTGCTTGGTGATCTGGTGCAGATCATCAAGGACGCCCCCGAAGGAGTCCGGGCGGTTGCCCTCGACCGCGGCGACCTCGACCGCTACCGGGACATCACCGAAGCGCTGGAGTCGTCGTTGACCGCACTGCTGGGCGAGGGACGCTTGGGCGAGACCTTCGCCCACCCCACCTCCGAACCCATGCAAAGGGACCGGCCGGTGTGCTTCGACGTGTCGTCCATCGACGACTCGGAGATGTTGCTGCAGGCCGCGGCGCTGCTGTCGTGCTGGTCCTACGGCTTCGGGGCAGTCGCCGCTGCTCAAGCACTCGCCGACGCCGGGCTGGAGCCGCAGCGTCACTACTTTCTTGTCCTCGACGAGCTGTGGCGGGTGTTGCGCGCCGGCACCGGCCTGGTCGACCGCGTGGATGCCCTCACCCGGCTGAACCGGCAGCGGGGCGTTGGGATGGCCATGATCACCCACACCATGAAGGACCTGCTCTCCCTGCCCGGCGAGGAGGACAGGATGAAGGCGCTGGGCTACGTCGAGCGGGCCGGAATGGTGATCTGCGGAGGGCTCCCGAAGGAAGAGATGCCGCGCCTGACACAGATCGTCGACCTGTCGGGGACCGAGCGGGGGATGCTCACCGCGTGGTCCACTCCGCCAGGGTGGGACACCGCGGCCAGCGCCGAGACCGAGCCGCCCGGGCGGGGCAACTTCCTGGTAAAGGTGGGCGGCCGGCCCGGCATCGCACTGCACGTCGACCTGACGACCGCGGAGGCGGACGTCAACGACACCAACCGGAAGTGGCAGAACTGA
- a CDS encoding DUF5999 family protein: protein MCSHWPPCPAADRPDRDAAQIVSFHPEQGWSLLCNGTIVFDDTGELLPGGMAIAPRRIEPRARSAR from the coding sequence ATGTGCTCCCACTGGCCACCGTGCCCCGCTGCCGACCGCCCTGACCGCGACGCCGCGCAGATCGTCTCTTTCCACCCCGAGCAGGGCTGGAGCTTGCTGTGCAACGGCACCATCGTCTTCGACGACACCGGGGAGCTGCTGCCCGGCGGGATGGCCATCGCGCCGCGGCGGATCGAGCCCCGCGCCCGTTCCGCCCGATGA
- a CDS encoding RNA polymerase sigma factor — protein MGYADGTEELAERAAKGDTRALDALLESIRPEVVRRCGRFLPCREDAEEAAQDTLLQVARKISSFEGRSRFSTWLYMVVANCSRQKYRELKRRAAEQPATIEDAYHVDPRTTSVIAGSRIDLLEALERLEREHPHLVTSLVYRDICQLDYAEIAERIGVPLGTVKSRLHQARREIRPWLSDSS, from the coding sequence GTGGGGTACGCCGACGGCACGGAGGAACTCGCGGAACGCGCCGCGAAGGGAGACACCAGGGCGCTGGATGCCCTGTTGGAGAGCATCCGTCCGGAGGTCGTGCGGCGCTGCGGCAGGTTCCTTCCCTGCCGGGAGGACGCCGAGGAGGCCGCGCAGGACACCCTCCTCCAAGTGGCCCGAAAGATCTCCTCGTTCGAGGGCCGAAGCCGGTTCAGCACTTGGCTGTACATGGTGGTGGCGAACTGTTCGCGCCAGAAGTACCGCGAGCTGAAGCGCCGGGCGGCCGAACAGCCGGCCACGATCGAGGACGCCTATCACGTGGACCCGCGTACGACCAGCGTTATCGCCGGGTCGCGCATCGACCTGCTGGAGGCGCTGGAGCGGCTGGAGCGGGAGCATCCCCACCTGGTCACCTCCCTGGTCTACCGGGACATCTGCCAGTTGGATTACGCGGAGATCGCCGAACGGATCGGCGTCCCCCTCGGCACCGTGAAGTCACGCCTGCACCAGGCACGTCGTGAGATCAGGCCGTGGCTGTCCGACTCTTCGTGA
- a CDS encoding VOC family protein has translation MALHSLTSVTIGVPDVTETAAFYGEFGLEPEGDGWFTTRDGGRQLHIVWAPTRRLVELRVGVDHPDDLVAVAARLTDLGIQHHNDLTTLIAYEKVTKVFAVLEVTDPLLQDAAPDTPCNGPGRLERADARAPGVLRSNPVRPRKLGQVVVGTTDLDRTTTFFREGIGLSASDYLKDEGVFLRCSTDHHNLLLLTAPVGFLHRTSWQVDDVDEIGRGAAAMLKDHPERHVWGLGRHRAGSHFFWYLKDPAGNFTAYYSDMDCIVDDRLWTPEALDGTDGLLSWGPPPPPSFLHPEDLADLMTEAHAAP, from the coding sequence TTCCCGACGTCACCGAAACAGCGGCGTTCTATGGCGAGTTCGGTCTGGAGCCCGAAGGCGACGGCTGGTTCACCACTCGCGACGGCGGACGCCAGTTGCACATCGTCTGGGCACCCACCCGGCGGCTGGTCGAGCTACGCGTGGGCGTCGACCACCCGGACGACCTCGTCGCCGTAGCCGCACGTCTGACCGACCTCGGCATCCAGCACCACAACGACCTCACCACGCTCATCGCGTACGAGAAAGTCACCAAAGTCTTCGCCGTCCTGGAAGTCACCGACCCACTGCTCCAGGACGCGGCGCCGGACACGCCCTGCAACGGACCCGGCCGCCTTGAGCGCGCCGACGCGCGTGCACCGGGAGTACTGCGCAGCAACCCGGTACGGCCGCGCAAGCTCGGCCAGGTCGTGGTCGGGACCACCGACCTCGACAGGACCACCACGTTCTTCCGCGAGGGAATCGGCCTCTCGGCCAGCGACTACCTGAAGGACGAGGGCGTGTTCCTGCGGTGCTCAACCGATCATCACAACCTCCTCCTCCTGACTGCACCGGTGGGCTTCCTGCACCGCACCTCCTGGCAGGTCGACGATGTCGACGAGATCGGTCGCGGTGCCGCGGCGATGCTCAAGGACCACCCCGAGCGGCACGTCTGGGGACTTGGCCGCCACCGCGCCGGCTCCCATTTCTTCTGGTACCTGAAGGACCCCGCCGGCAACTTCACCGCGTACTACTCCGACATGGACTGCATCGTCGACGACCGGCTCTGGACACCGGAGGCGCTGGACGGCACCGACGGGCTTCTGAGCTGGGGGCCGCCTCCGCCGCCCTCCTTCCTGCACCCCGAGGACCTCGCCGACCTGATGACCGAGGCGCACGCCGCGCCGTGA
- a CDS encoding serine/threonine-protein kinase yields MKSMGRIGRYRLERRLGAGAFCVVWLAYDDVLEAPVAVKVLAENWAHRLDIRERFLVEARLLRRADSNRVVQVFDIGELPDDRPYFVMEYADGGTLEDRLAEGPLSVQEALHLTAQAALAAAALHAAGVVHRDIKPSNVLFRTSFRDDRPDNEGTVRVLLADLGLAKSLANASGLTLAAGSAGYQPPEQAVPGAGIDERADVYSLGALGYHLLTGCVPGPPGQVVRPDEQRPGLHADVRAALRRAMEPDRERRWRTAREFADELGRLALPAEVRPAARPRRRSRGALLAIACAAVIAAGGVGWWQLGQPSTDTVQIEDSTGRIAAEVPAQWGRQIRTSGWHPQAFGLGKGVQPGIAVADDLSAWQDPDAAVNGLFVGLSERGDVAAMVRTLTHHDCRYKGNRIYQGADWQGGIRSWDQCPNESGAVIEIALAPAESGGHPQVYLQIRQSDGSEGSDATDRILDSLRIER; encoded by the coding sequence ATGAAATCTATGGGACGGATCGGGCGTTACCGTCTCGAGCGACGTCTGGGAGCCGGCGCCTTCTGCGTCGTCTGGCTCGCGTATGACGACGTCCTAGAGGCCCCGGTCGCGGTCAAGGTACTGGCGGAGAACTGGGCCCATCGGCTGGACATCCGGGAACGGTTCCTGGTCGAGGCACGCCTCTTGCGCCGCGCTGATTCGAACCGGGTGGTGCAGGTCTTCGACATCGGTGAACTGCCCGACGACAGACCCTACTTCGTGATGGAGTACGCGGACGGTGGCACCCTCGAAGACCGGCTGGCCGAAGGGCCGCTTTCTGTACAGGAGGCCCTACACCTCACCGCCCAGGCCGCCCTTGCGGCAGCCGCGCTCCACGCGGCGGGCGTCGTGCACCGTGACATCAAGCCCTCCAACGTGCTGTTCCGCACCTCGTTCCGGGACGACAGACCGGACAACGAGGGAACGGTCAGGGTGCTTCTCGCAGACCTGGGGCTGGCGAAGAGTTTGGCCAATGCGTCCGGGCTTACGCTGGCCGCGGGGTCGGCGGGCTACCAGCCACCCGAGCAGGCCGTGCCCGGCGCGGGCATCGACGAGCGAGCCGACGTGTACAGCCTCGGCGCTCTCGGCTACCACCTCCTCACCGGCTGCGTTCCCGGCCCACCGGGGCAGGTCGTCCGACCGGACGAGCAGCGACCCGGGCTGCACGCGGACGTACGGGCGGCGCTGCGGCGTGCGATGGAGCCGGACCGCGAACGGCGCTGGCGCACCGCGCGGGAGTTCGCCGACGAGCTCGGGAGACTCGCCCTCCCGGCCGAGGTGCGGCCCGCTGCCCGGCCTCGCCGCCGAAGCAGGGGAGCGCTCCTCGCCATCGCCTGCGCGGCCGTCATCGCCGCGGGAGGCGTCGGCTGGTGGCAGCTCGGCCAGCCGTCGACGGACACCGTGCAGATCGAGGACTCCACGGGCCGGATCGCCGCCGAGGTGCCCGCACAGTGGGGCCGCCAGATACGCACCTCCGGCTGGCACCCTCAGGCCTTCGGACTCGGCAAGGGAGTTCAGCCCGGGATCGCCGTCGCCGACGATCTCTCCGCGTGGCAGGATCCAGACGCGGCTGTCAACGGCCTCTTCGTCGGCCTCAGTGAGAGGGGTGACGTCGCGGCCATGGTCCGCACCCTCACTCACCACGACTGCCGGTACAAGGGCAACCGCATCTATCAGGGAGCGGACTGGCAAGGGGGGATACGGAGCTGGGACCAGTGCCCGAACGAGAGCGGTGCCGTCATAGAGATCGCTCTCGCTCCGGCGGAGAGCGGCGGTCATCCGCAGGTGTACCTGCAGATCCGCCAGAGCGACGGGAGTGAGGGGAGCGACGCAACCGATCGCATCCTGGATTCCCTGCGCATCGAACGCTGA
- a CDS encoding bifunctional lytic transglycosylase/C40 family peptidase codes for MIGGATDGPAAAELGLNGQKIPDEYEPWVLQAGELCDAVSPALIAAQIDAESGWDPHAVSPVGATGMSQFMPGTWATWGVDADGDGEADPRTPADAIMTQGRYDCWLAEKVRGIEGDPTELMLAGYNAGPGAVQVYGGIPPYPETQAYVSRIQQLVAEYGIRDSEPGSEFGARVVRYAKEQLGVPYSWGGGGPGGPSYGFAQGAGIRGFDCSSLVQYAVYHASDGKVLLPRVSQAQATVGDAVPRSRLLPGDAIGFVLNGGSVDHIGIYLGSGQFIHAPRTGDVVKVSELDDPYYASKPQDYRRYG; via the coding sequence GTGATCGGCGGAGCAACGGACGGTCCTGCGGCTGCGGAACTCGGGCTCAACGGGCAGAAGATCCCCGACGAGTACGAGCCGTGGGTGCTTCAGGCCGGCGAGTTGTGCGATGCCGTCTCGCCGGCGCTGATCGCCGCCCAGATCGACGCCGAGTCCGGTTGGGACCCTCACGCCGTCAGCCCTGTCGGCGCCACCGGCATGTCCCAGTTCATGCCGGGTACCTGGGCAACATGGGGCGTCGACGCGGACGGTGACGGCGAGGCGGATCCGCGGACCCCGGCTGACGCAATCATGACGCAGGGCCGGTACGACTGCTGGCTGGCCGAGAAGGTGCGGGGGATCGAGGGCGACCCCACGGAGCTGATGCTGGCCGGCTACAACGCCGGCCCCGGCGCCGTACAAGTTTACGGCGGCATCCCGCCGTATCCTGAGACGCAGGCATACGTCTCCCGGATCCAGCAGCTCGTCGCCGAATACGGCATCCGTGACAGCGAGCCCGGCAGTGAGTTCGGGGCACGTGTCGTCCGCTACGCCAAGGAACAGCTCGGTGTCCCTTACAGCTGGGGGGGCGGCGGACCCGGCGGCCCGTCCTATGGCTTCGCCCAGGGCGCCGGCATCCGGGGATTCGACTGCAGCAGTCTGGTCCAGTACGCCGTGTACCACGCTTCCGACGGCAAGGTGCTGCTGCCGCGTGTCTCGCAGGCACAGGCCACCGTCGGCGATGCCGTCCCGCGCAGCCGGCTGCTTCCCGGAGACGCCATCGGCTTCGTCCTCAACGGGGGCTCGGTAGACCATATCGGCATCTACCTGGGGTCCGGCCAGTTCATCCATGCGCCCCGCACCGGCGACGTCGTGAAGGTCTCCGAACTCGACGATCCCTACTACGCGAGCAAGCCCCAGGACTACCGGAGGTACGGATGA
- a CDS encoding methyltransferase — protein sequence MTLFEHPFVAAGSDRSPAGDTGRLIQMITGYMLTQVVRTAAELRIADHLHPHGATAAQVAEAGSLHPDATFRFLRTCASLGLATSHGNTFTSTPLLATLRTDTPNSLRDLALWGGTESHWLPWGRLTDAIRTGTNQTHATLGAPISDWLQSRPKDAEIFTDAMTAMTGDLAHKLVDVVDLEDVGVAVDIGGAAGNLVQTLMQRHPGLAGVVLDLPRVAADARASAVRFGVADRFSFVGGDFFEGVPPGDVHLLKFILHDWDDDACVRILRNCRKALRPGGHVLVMELLVDDTQEPGLASLMDLNMMALTAGRERSTEEFASVFQRAGLELVEVTPSASMVSVLKAVPG from the coding sequence ATGACATTGTTCGAGCACCCCTTTGTCGCGGCCGGCTCCGACCGGTCTCCAGCGGGCGACACCGGGCGGCTGATCCAGATGATCACGGGCTACATGCTCACCCAGGTGGTACGAACGGCCGCCGAACTGCGCATCGCCGACCACCTCCACCCCCACGGAGCCACCGCCGCCCAAGTCGCAGAAGCAGGATCCCTCCACCCCGACGCCACCTTCCGGTTCCTACGAACCTGCGCCTCACTCGGCCTCGCCACCTCCCACGGCAACACCTTCACCAGCACACCGCTCCTCGCCACCCTGCGCACCGACACCCCCAACTCCCTGCGCGACCTCGCACTCTGGGGCGGCACCGAATCACACTGGCTCCCCTGGGGCAGACTCACCGACGCCATCCGCACCGGCACCAACCAAACACACGCCACCCTCGGCGCACCCATCTCCGACTGGCTCCAAAGCAGACCGAAAGACGCCGAGATCTTCACCGACGCCATGACCGCCATGACCGGTGATCTCGCGCACAAACTGGTCGACGTAGTCGATCTTGAGGACGTCGGGGTCGCCGTAGACATTGGCGGTGCCGCCGGAAATCTCGTGCAGACGCTCATGCAGCGCCATCCGGGGCTGGCCGGCGTCGTGCTCGACCTCCCGCGCGTGGCCGCCGACGCGCGCGCGTCGGCGGTGCGCTTCGGTGTCGCGGACCGGTTCAGCTTCGTGGGCGGCGACTTCTTCGAAGGCGTACCGCCGGGCGACGTACACCTGCTGAAGTTCATCCTGCACGACTGGGACGACGACGCCTGCGTACGCATCCTGCGCAACTGCCGCAAAGCCCTCAGGCCAGGCGGGCATGTACTGGTGATGGAACTCCTCGTCGACGACACGCAGGAGCCGGGCTTGGCCTCGCTGATGGATCTGAACATGATGGCGCTGACGGCCGGACGGGAGCGCAGCACCGAGGAGTTCGCAAGCGTCTTCCAGCGCGCCGGCCTGGAACTCGTCGAGGTGACACCCTCTGCGTCCATGGTCTCCGTGCTGAAGGCCGTGCCCGGTTGA
- a CDS encoding SCO6880 family protein, translated as MTTGEAAPRQQRTYGNWRRPERGGIGRLSLGATLLLLGGMIAVVLGMLVSVVVALVLGVLLLIALAPLAVKDRHGRTLLMRTVARAAWRRQVRTGAHLYRSGPLSHIGHGTCTLPGLAASSTVSEHRDAYGLPFAMITYPDSNHYVVALNCDADGASLVDQDQVDTWVAHWGTWLASLATEPGLVGATVTVEAAPDSGLRLQHEVRGNTAPDAPALAMQMLEEVLHEYPAGSAQITTRIALTYSGAAHAGHDRRGPEEMAVLLGHRLPGLTSGLAMTGAGAARAMTAMQLAEAVRIAYDPSVGTLVEEAHGHPGGSGLTWDQAGPAAAQEAWDHYRHDSAVSVTWVMAEAPRGEVLPSVLTGLLAPSEHVARKRVTLAYRPHDPAAAARLVERDRKDAVFRAGQSPLGRARDDVAVRAAEQTATEEASGAGVTRFGLYVTATVASAGELPRAEAAIDNLSAPARIALRKAAGSQAAAFAACLPIGLVIPLHLTLPTAFRDNL; from the coding sequence GTGACCACGGGTGAGGCGGCACCGCGACAGCAGCGCACGTACGGCAACTGGCGGCGTCCGGAACGCGGCGGTATCGGCCGGCTTAGCCTGGGTGCCACCCTCCTGCTACTCGGCGGGATGATCGCCGTGGTACTGGGGATGCTCGTCTCTGTCGTGGTGGCCCTCGTGCTCGGGGTACTGCTGCTCATCGCGCTCGCCCCGTTGGCGGTCAAGGACCGGCACGGGCGCACACTGCTGATGCGTACCGTCGCACGAGCGGCCTGGCGCCGGCAGGTCAGGACGGGAGCCCACCTGTACCGGTCCGGGCCGCTGAGCCACATCGGCCACGGCACATGCACGCTGCCGGGGCTGGCCGCGTCCTCGACGGTCAGCGAGCATCGGGACGCCTACGGCCTGCCCTTCGCGATGATCACCTACCCCGACAGCAACCACTACGTCGTGGCGCTGAACTGTGATGCCGACGGCGCATCCCTGGTGGATCAGGACCAGGTCGACACCTGGGTTGCCCACTGGGGAACGTGGCTGGCGTCGCTGGCCACCGAGCCCGGTCTGGTCGGCGCCACCGTGACGGTGGAGGCGGCCCCGGACTCCGGGCTACGGCTGCAGCACGAGGTACGCGGCAACACCGCGCCGGACGCGCCCGCGCTCGCCATGCAGATGCTTGAGGAAGTACTGCACGAGTACCCGGCCGGCTCGGCGCAGATCACGACACGGATCGCGCTCACGTACTCCGGCGCGGCCCACGCCGGGCACGACCGACGCGGCCCGGAGGAGATGGCCGTGCTGCTGGGCCATCGGCTGCCCGGACTGACGTCGGGGCTCGCGATGACCGGCGCCGGCGCAGCCCGGGCCATGACGGCGATGCAGTTGGCCGAGGCGGTCCGCATCGCCTACGACCCGTCCGTCGGGACGCTGGTCGAAGAGGCCCACGGGCACCCGGGGGGCAGCGGTCTGACGTGGGACCAGGCGGGCCCTGCCGCGGCACAAGAGGCGTGGGATCACTACCGGCACGACTCGGCGGTGTCGGTGACCTGGGTCATGGCCGAGGCGCCGCGCGGTGAGGTGCTCCCGTCCGTGCTGACCGGGCTGCTCGCCCCCAGCGAGCACGTCGCGCGCAAGCGGGTGACGCTGGCATACCGGCCGCACGATCCGGCCGCGGCGGCTCGGTTGGTCGAACGCGACCGCAAGGACGCCGTCTTCCGGGCCGGGCAGTCCCCCCTCGGGCGGGCACGGGACGACGTGGCGGTGCGGGCCGCCGAGCAGACGGCAACGGAGGAAGCCTCGGGCGCCGGCGTCACCCGCTTCGGGCTGTACGTCACCGCGACGGTGGCGTCGGCCGGGGAACTGCCTCGCGCCGAGGCGGCCATCGACAACCTGTCCGCGCCCGCGCGCATAGCGCTGCGCAAGGCGGCGGGTTCACAGGCCGCCGCGTTCGCCGCATGCCTGCCGATCGGCCTGGTGATCCCGCTGCATCTGACGCTCCCGACCGCGTTCCGAGACAACCTGTAG
- a CDS encoding DUF6668 family protein has product MGLGIAHPETGATARWWWVGCHGGAGTSTLHAAVGRDTREAGQYWPVPRTAGVRHQVVLVARSHAYGLQAAQRAARQWASGSVPGVELLGLVVIADAPGNLPRPLRDLMRLVSGGVARSWSVPWIEEWRLGEPPAEYLPRELQRVARDLARLTEAGSHHA; this is encoded by the coding sequence GTGGGTCTGGGGATTGCCCATCCCGAGACGGGGGCCACGGCCCGCTGGTGGTGGGTGGGCTGCCACGGAGGCGCCGGCACCTCGACCCTGCATGCCGCGGTGGGCCGCGACACCCGGGAGGCGGGGCAGTACTGGCCGGTGCCGCGGACCGCCGGCGTGCGGCATCAGGTCGTGCTGGTCGCCCGGTCGCACGCGTACGGGCTCCAGGCGGCGCAGCGAGCCGCGCGACAGTGGGCCTCCGGGTCGGTGCCGGGAGTCGAGCTCCTCGGGCTGGTCGTCATCGCGGACGCCCCTGGGAACCTGCCGCGCCCGCTGCGAGACCTGATGCGACTGGTGTCCGGCGGCGTCGCGCGGTCCTGGAGCGTGCCGTGGATCGAGGAATGGCGGCTGGGTGAGCCGCCCGCCGAGTACCTTCCCCGCGAGCTGCAGCGTGTGGCTCGTGATCTGGCCCGTCTCACCGAAGCGGGGTCTCACCATGCCTGA